In the genome of Buchnera aphidicola (Artemisaphis artemisicola), one region contains:
- the glmU gene encoding bifunctional UDP-N-acetylglucosamine diphosphorylase/glucosamine-1-phosphate N-acetyltransferase GlmU, with protein sequence MSKKNTIVIILAAGRGTRMKSNYPKVLHFLGGQTILEHVIQTAQSIQPKKIIIVYNNKKKFFLSQKYNITIEWIIQKKPKGTGHAILLAIKKILNNENILVLYGDMPFISTQSIKKLQYSQKTSTISLLTMKVQNPNGYGRIIRKKEKIIGIIEEKDANFIQKKIKEIYSGVFITNNLDLKRWLGKINNKNKQKEFYATDIISLAHLEGGIIKTVKPLNNQEILGINNKLQLSFLEDILQKKQINILLLSGVTLKDPSHFILRGTLKHGKNIEIDTGVILEKNVILGDNITIGAGCIIRNSIIDSQTDIKAYTIIENAKIGKNCIIGPFSHLRSNTLLDKDVQIGNFVEIKSSIIKTKSKAKHLSYIGDSEIGSKVNIGAGSITCNYDGANKFKTIIGNNVLVGSNTELIAPIKIANNTTIAAGTTLTKDVNTSCLVYNEKKQKYKKNWMRPSKFYQK encoded by the coding sequence ATGTCAAAAAAAAATACTATCGTAATAATTCTTGCTGCTGGAAGAGGAACTAGAATGAAGTCTAATTATCCTAAAGTACTGCATTTTTTAGGAGGACAAACAATCTTAGAACATGTTATTCAAACAGCTCAATCTATACAACCTAAAAAAATTATAATAGTTTATAATAACAAAAAAAAATTTTTTTTATCTCAAAAATATAATATTACCATCGAATGGATAATACAAAAAAAACCAAAAGGAACAGGACACGCTATACTATTAGCTATAAAAAAAATTTTAAATAATGAAAATATATTAGTATTATATGGAGATATGCCTTTTATATCAACTCAATCGATAAAAAAATTACAATATTCTCAAAAAACATCTACAATTAGTCTATTAACTATGAAAGTTCAGAATCCTAATGGATATGGACGTATAATACGTAAAAAAGAAAAAATTATAGGAATAATAGAAGAAAAAGATGCAAATTTTATACAAAAAAAAATTAAAGAAATATATTCTGGAGTTTTTATAACTAATAATTTAGATCTAAAACGATGGTTAGGAAAAATTAATAATAAAAACAAACAAAAAGAATTTTATGCTACTGATATTATCTCTCTAGCTCATCTAGAAGGTGGTATTATTAAAACAGTAAAACCTTTAAATAATCAAGAAATATTAGGAATAAATAATAAATTACAATTATCTTTTCTTGAAGATATTCTTCAAAAAAAACAAATTAATATTTTGCTTCTTTCTGGAGTTACATTAAAAGATCCATCTCATTTTATTTTACGAGGAACTTTAAAACACGGTAAAAATATTGAAATAGACACAGGTGTAATTCTAGAAAAAAATGTAATTTTAGGAGATAATATAACAATTGGAGCAGGATGCATCATTAGAAATAGTATTATTGATAGTCAAACCGATATCAAAGCCTATACAATTATAGAAAACGCTAAAATAGGGAAAAATTGTATTATAGGTCCTTTTTCTCATTTAAGATCTAACACTTTATTAGATAAAGATGTTCAAATAGGTAATTTTGTTGAGATAAAAAGCAGCATCATAAAAACTAAATCTAAAGCAAAACACTTAAGCTATATTGGTGATTCTGAAATCGGTTCTAAAGTAAACATTGGAGCTGGTAGTATTACATGTAACTATGATGGAGCTAATAAATTTAAAACTATTATTGGTAACAATGTTTTAGTAGGTTCTAATACAGAGTTAATTGCACCTATTAAAATTGCAAATAATACAACTATTGCAGCTGGCACTACTTTGACGAAAGATGTTAATACTTCTTGTCTAGTTTATAATGAAAAAAAACAAAAATATAAAAAAAACTGGATGCGTCCTAGCAAATTTTATCAAAAATAA
- a CDS encoding Cof-type HAD-IIB family hydrolase — MCKIIAVDLDGTLLSSKNIVTEYTKKIIKFLIKKNFYFVLSSGRHYIDILRIQEILEIQSFIISSNGSQIYDLDNKLIFNDYLDTDIALELCKMKYLEQDIITQVYQNDQWYINDNKIDNNFCSNLSSLQYKYFHPDKFKYTNINKIFFTSKNFLKLHDLEKTIINRWGSKINISFSVPGCLEVISGKTSKGYGLKLISNLLGIPLRNFVSFGDGINDLEMLLISGKSYIMKNADLRLKKLLPHIKIIDSNNNDGVAKCLDKIFIQNKK, encoded by the coding sequence ATGTGTAAAATTATTGCAGTAGATTTAGATGGTACTTTACTTTCTTCGAAAAATATCGTAACAGAATATACTAAAAAAATTATAAAATTTTTAATAAAAAAAAACTTTTATTTTGTTTTATCTTCAGGTCGTCATTACATTGATATTTTAAGAATTCAAGAAATATTAGAAATACAATCCTTTATAATTTCTTCTAACGGTTCTCAAATTTACGATCTTGACAATAAATTAATATTTAATGATTATTTAGATACAGATATTGCTTTAGAATTATGTAAAATGAAATATTTAGAACAAGATATCATTACTCAAGTATATCAAAATGATCAATGGTATATTAATGATAATAAAATAGATAATAATTTTTGTTCCAATCTTTCATCATTACAATATAAATATTTTCATCCTGATAAATTCAAATATACTAATATTAATAAAATATTTTTTACAAGTAAAAATTTCTTAAAATTACATGATCTTGAAAAAACTATTATTAATCGTTGGGGAAGTAAAATTAATATTAGTTTTTCAGTTCCTGGATGTCTAGAAGTTATATCTGGTAAAACTTCTAAAGGTTATGGTTTAAAATTGATATCTAATTTATTAGGCATACCTTTACGTAATTTTGTGTCTTTTGGAGACGGAATTAATGATTTAGAAATGCTTCTCATTTCTGGAAAATCATATATTATGAAAAATGCAGATTTACGTTTGAAAAAATTATTGCCACATATAAAAATTATTGACAGTAACAATAATGATGGTGTTGCAAAATGTTTAGATAAAATATTTATACAAAATAAAAAATAA
- the metE gene encoding 5-methyltetrahydropteroyltriglutamate--homocysteine S-methyltransferase: MKILNHTLGFPRIGLNRELKKAQEAYWSKNISLKDLLLVGYELRKKNWQIQKDSGIDYIPVGDFAWYDHVLNTTMMLGNIPDRHNIDSVDLDCLFRIARGFAPDITASEMTKWFNTNYHYIVPEFYENKVLKFSWKQLLDEVDEALLLGYKVKPIILGPITYLWLGKVKGTSFSRLNVLKDIIPIYKYVLKELSNRNIDFIQIDEPALVLELPQKWKDAYSYAYKELHGITKLLLTTYFDSIEHNIDFIRHLPVEGIHIDLVNGRYNLVDFHSKIPSKWILSLGVINGRNIWRADLLKWFESISKISRNKRQLLIGSSCSLLHAPIDLKKEKYLDKEVKQWFSFAVQKCIELSLLSDSLNNNNIDSITKWSSPIHDRSISPRVHKVAVQNRLSNISKNQYQRSSSYEKRTIKQNKKFNLPILPTTTIGSFPQTADIRKLRRDFKLGLISKEVHSLEMKKHIKKIIKAQEELDIDVLVHGEPERNDMVEYFGENLDGFVFTDNGWVQSYGSRCVKPPIIIGDISREKPITIEWSKYAQSITKKPVKGMLTGPITILFWSFPREDLSLKTIATQIALALYDEVLDLEKEKIEIIQIDEPALREGLPLQKSSWSKYLSWAVNAFRLSSSGVKDTTQIHTHMCYCEFNDIMDSIALLDADVITIETARSDMELLESFKNFDYPNEVGPGVYDIHSSNIPSITSINILLSKAIKYFPIKRIWVNPDCGLKTRNWTETMLALKNMVLATKELRKKIIINE, translated from the coding sequence ATGAAAATTTTAAATCATACTCTTGGATTTCCAAGAATAGGTTTAAATAGAGAATTAAAAAAAGCTCAGGAAGCATATTGGTCAAAAAATATTTCTCTCAAAGATCTTTTATTAGTTGGATATGAATTAAGAAAAAAAAATTGGCAAATACAAAAAGATTCAGGTATCGATTATATACCAGTTGGAGATTTTGCTTGGTATGATCATGTATTAAATACTACTATGATGTTAGGAAATATTCCAGATAGACATAATATTGATTCGGTGGATTTAGATTGTTTATTTCGTATTGCAAGAGGTTTTGCTCCTGATATTACCGCTTCAGAAATGACTAAATGGTTTAATACTAATTATCATTATATTGTTCCTGAGTTTTATGAAAATAAAGTTTTAAAATTTTCTTGGAAACAACTTTTAGATGAAGTAGATGAAGCACTACTGTTAGGTTATAAAGTTAAACCTATAATTTTAGGTCCAATCACATATCTTTGGTTAGGAAAAGTAAAAGGAACATCTTTTAGTCGTTTGAATGTTTTAAAAGATATAATTCCTATATACAAATATGTTTTAAAGGAACTATCTAATCGTAATATAGATTTTATTCAAATTGATGAACCTGCATTAGTTTTAGAATTACCACAAAAATGGAAAGATGCTTATTCTTATGCTTATAAAGAACTGCATGGTATAACAAAATTATTATTAACGACATATTTTGATAGTATTGAACATAATATAGATTTTATTCGTCACTTACCTGTTGAAGGAATTCATATTGATTTAGTAAATGGAAGATATAATTTAGTAGATTTTCATTCCAAAATACCATCAAAATGGATCTTATCATTAGGAGTTATTAATGGTAGAAATATTTGGAGAGCCGATCTTTTAAAATGGTTTGAATCTATTTCGAAAATTTCAAGAAATAAAAGACAATTATTAATTGGTTCATCTTGTTCATTATTACATGCACCGATTGATTTAAAAAAAGAAAAATATCTAGATAAAGAAGTAAAACAATGGTTTTCTTTTGCAGTACAAAAATGCATTGAATTGTCATTGTTATCAGATTCTTTAAATAATAATAATATCGATTCTATTACAAAGTGGAGTTCTCCTATTCACGATCGTAGTATTTCTCCTAGAGTACATAAAGTCGCAGTTCAGAATCGTTTATCTAATATTTCAAAAAATCAATATCAACGTTCAAGTTCTTATGAAAAACGTACTATAAAACAAAATAAAAAATTTAATTTACCTATTTTACCGACAACAACAATTGGATCTTTTCCTCAAACTGCTGATATAAGAAAATTAAGACGTGATTTTAAACTAGGATTAATTAGCAAAGAAGTACATTCATTAGAAATGAAAAAACATATTAAAAAAATTATTAAAGCACAAGAAGAATTAGATATAGATGTTTTAGTTCACGGTGAACCTGAAAGAAATGATATGGTAGAATATTTTGGTGAAAATTTAGATGGATTTGTTTTTACAGATAATGGATGGGTACAAAGTTATGGTTCGCGTTGTGTAAAGCCTCCTATTATTATTGGTGATATTAGTCGTGAAAAACCAATTACTATAGAATGGTCTAAATATGCACAATCTATAACAAAAAAACCAGTAAAAGGGATGTTAACTGGACCAATTACCATCTTGTTTTGGTCGTTTCCTAGAGAAGATCTTTCATTAAAAACAATTGCAACACAAATTGCTCTTGCATTATATGACGAAGTCTTAGATTTGGAAAAAGAAAAAATAGAAATTATTCAAATTGACGAACCAGCACTACGTGAAGGTTTGCCTTTACAAAAAAGTTCCTGGTCTAAATATTTATCTTGGGCAGTTAATGCATTTCGTTTAAGTTCGTCAGGTGTTAAGGATACAACTCAAATTCACACACATATGTGTTACTGTGAGTTTAATGATATCATGGATTCTATTGCTTTATTAGATGCCGATGTTATTACAATTGAAACTGCTCGTTCAGACATGGAATTATTAGAATCTTTTAAAAATTTTGATTATCCTAACGAAGTAGGTCCAGGAGTATATGACATTCACTCTTCTAACATACCGAGCATTACGTCAATAAATATTTTATTAAGCAAAGCTATTAAATATTTTCCTATAAAACGTATTTGGGTTAATCCAGATTGTGGTTTAAAAACTAGAAACTGGACCGAAACAATGTTAGCTTTAAAAAATATGGTTTTAGCAACAAAAGAACTGCGAAAAAAAATAATAATTAATGAATAG
- the purH gene encoding bifunctional phosphoribosylaminoimidazolecarboxamide formyltransferase/IMP cyclohydrolase, which translates to MQEINLIKNALISVSNKKNILEIAKILADNNINLFSTGGTAKILKKNNISVIEVSDYTNFPEIMHGRVKTLHPKIIGGILREPEKDQEIMKKYNICPIDIVIVNFYPFNEIKNIQKKNIDDIINYIDIGGPTLVRSAAKNYKNVIVIIDLSDVKSIIASIKNNTMNIEKRFNLACKAFQYTLLYEQAISNFFMTKNAADQKNLFPETINLSFIKKQDLRYGENHHQKSSFYIEKNISKSGTISNINQIQGKTLSYNNISDADIALECVKQFEKPACVIVKHGNPCGVAVSNCLLESYISAYNTDPVSAFGGIIAFNSILDKKTTQKIIKNQFVEVIITPEIDVFSLEILQKKENIRVLVTGKLKKNKLGMDFKRITNGLLIQEYDSCKINYKSWIVVTKRIPTKQELKDSIFCWKVSKFVKSNAIVYGRNTTTIGIGAGQMSRIDSTKLANFKVQNQGLNVIDATMASDAFFPFRDGIDSAASVGISCIIQPGGSIRDKEVIKAANEHNIAMIFTHQRHFKH; encoded by the coding sequence ATGCAAGAAATTAATCTTATAAAAAATGCTTTAATAAGTGTTTCAAATAAAAAAAATATTTTAGAAATAGCAAAAATATTAGCAGACAATAACATTAATTTATTTTCTACAGGAGGAACGGCAAAAATTCTAAAAAAAAATAATATATCTGTTATAGAAGTATCAGATTATACAAATTTTCCTGAAATTATGCATGGACGTGTTAAAACCCTTCATCCAAAAATTATAGGTGGTATTTTAAGAGAACCAGAAAAAGATCAAGAAATTATGAAAAAATACAACATTTGTCCAATAGATATTGTAATTGTAAATTTTTATCCTTTTAATGAAATAAAGAATATTCAAAAAAAAAATATAGATGATATTATAAATTATATTGATATTGGTGGACCCACACTTGTACGTTCAGCTGCAAAAAATTATAAAAATGTTATAGTTATTATTGATCTCAGCGATGTTAAATCTATTATTGCTTCTATTAAAAATAATACCATGAACATAGAAAAAAGATTTAATTTAGCCTGTAAAGCATTTCAATATACACTCTTGTATGAACAAGCAATTTCAAATTTTTTTATGACAAAAAATGCTGCTGATCAGAAAAATTTATTCCCTGAAACAATTAATCTTTCTTTTATAAAAAAACAAGATTTAAGATATGGAGAAAATCATCATCAAAAATCATCATTTTATATAGAAAAAAATATTTCTAAATCCGGAACAATAAGCAATATAAATCAAATTCAAGGAAAAACTTTATCATATAATAATATATCAGATGCAGATATAGCATTAGAGTGTGTAAAACAATTTGAAAAACCTGCATGTGTAATTGTAAAACATGGAAATCCATGCGGTGTTGCAGTCAGCAACTGTCTTTTAGAATCATATATATCCGCATATAATACAGATCCTGTTTCAGCATTCGGTGGTATCATTGCATTTAATTCTATCTTAGATAAAAAAACAACTCAAAAAATTATAAAAAACCAATTTGTTGAAGTTATTATTACTCCTGAAATAGATGTGTTTTCATTAGAAATTTTACAAAAAAAAGAAAATATAAGAGTTTTAGTAACTGGTAAATTAAAAAAAAATAAATTAGGTATGGATTTTAAAAGAATTACTAATGGATTGCTTATACAAGAATACGATTCTTGCAAAATAAATTATAAATCATGGATTGTTGTTACTAAACGAATTCCAACAAAACAAGAATTGAAAGATTCTATATTTTGTTGGAAAGTATCTAAATTCGTAAAATCTAATGCTATCGTATACGGTCGTAATACTACAACTATTGGTATAGGAGCAGGTCAAATGAGTAGAATTGATTCAACTAAATTAGCTAATTTTAAAGTACAAAATCAAGGATTAAATGTTATTGATGCCACTATGGCATCTGATGCTTTTTTCCCTTTTAGAGATGGAATTGACAGTGCTGCATCTGTAGGTATTAGTTGCATTATTCAACCAGGAGGGTCTATACGTGATAAAGAAGTTATTAAAGCAGCAAATGAACATAACATAGCAATGATTTTTACTCATCAGCGTCATTTTAAACATTAA
- a CDS encoding HU family DNA-binding protein has protein sequence MNKTQLINVISKKSNLSKIKAKSTLDAALSTIIESLKKGESVQIVGFGTFKVNLRSSRTGRNPQTGKEIQIPATKVPSFTSGKTLKNAIK, from the coding sequence ATGAATAAAACTCAATTGATTAATGTTATCTCTAAAAAATCTAATTTATCTAAAATAAAAGCAAAATCTACTTTAGATGCAGCATTATCAACTATTATTGAATCCTTAAAAAAAGGTGAATCTGTACAAATAGTAGGTTTTGGTACTTTCAAAGTAAACTTAAGGTCTTCACGTACAGGACGAAATCCTCAAACAGGAAAAGAAATACAAATTCCCGCCACAAAAGTGCCTAGTTTTACATCTGGTAAAACATTAAAAAATGCAATTAAATAA
- the rpoC gene encoding DNA-directed RNA polymerase subunit beta', which produces MKDLLKFLKSQTKNEDFDAIKISLASPDMIRSWSFGEVKKPETINYRTFKPERDGLFCARIFGPVKDYECLCGKYKRLKHRGVICEKCGVEVTQSKVRRERMGHIELSSPTAHIWFLKSLPSRIGLLLDMPLRDIERVLYFESYVVIEPGITSLEKRQILSEEQYLDSLEEFGDEFHATMGAEAIQFLLKDINLIEECNILRTELNDTNSETKRKKLTKRIKLLEAFIQSHNKPEWMILTVLPVLPPDLRPLVPLDGGRFATSDLNDLYRRVINRNNRLKRLLDLAAPDIIVRNEKRMLQEAVDALLDNGRRGRAITGSNKRPLKSLADMIKGKQGRFRQNLLGKRVDYSGRSVITVGPYLRLHQCGLPKKMALELFKPFIYGKLEVRGLATTIKAAKKMVEREEAVVWDILDEVIREHPVLLNRAPTLHRLGIQAFEPVLIEGKAIQLHPLVCAAYNADFDGDQMAVHVPLTLESQLEARALMMSINNILSPANGEPIIVPSQDVVLGLYYMTREKINGKGEGMLLNGSNEAEKVYHLGIAELHSLVKVRITEFKKNKDKSFTAIKKIISTTIGRAILWMIIPKGLPFSIINQTLGKKDISKMLNTCYRILGLKPTVFFADQIMYTGFAYAARSGASVGIDDMVIPEKKANIIHEAEIEVAEIQEQFQSGLVTAGERYNKVIDIWAAANERVAKAMMENLSTESVINKKGEKQKQISFNSIFMMADSGARGSAAQIRQLAGMRGLMAKPDGSIIETPITANFREGLNVLQYFISTHGARKGLADTALKTANSGYLTRRLVDVAQDLVVTQDDCQTHEGILMTSLIEGGDVKEPLRERVLGRVTAENIFIPNSNTILIKRNTLLNEQWCDLLDNNSIDNVKVRSVVNCDTDFGVCAYCYGRDLARGHLVNKGEAIGVIAAQSIGEPGTQLTMRTFHIGGAASRAAAESSIQIKNQGIINLNNAKSVTNSSGKIVITSRNVELNIVDNFGRTKESYKVPYGAIMAKGDGEKVNSGETVAKWDPHTMPVISEVNGLVRFVDMIDGQSITRQADELTGLSSIVILDTAERMSIGKDLRPALKIIDCNGNDVLISGTDMPAQYFLPGKAIIQLDDGVEISSGDTLARIPQESGGTKDITGGLPRVADLFEARRPKELAILAEISGIISFGKETKGKRRLVITPVDGSDSYEEMIPKWRQLNVFEGERVERGDVVSDGPESPHDILRLRGVQAVTKYIVNEVQEVYRLQGVKINDKHIEVIIRQMLRKATIIKSGNSDFLDGEQVEFSRIKISNRILKEKNKISATFSRDLLGITKASLATESFISAASFQETTRILTESAVAGKKDELRGLKENVIVGRLIPAGTGYAYHKERLNRRQKKHNNPTVSSSQISAEEASANLSELLNSTLIKNDSP; this is translated from the coding sequence GTGAAAGATTTACTAAAATTTTTAAAATCCCAAACTAAAAATGAAGATTTTGATGCTATTAAAATTTCATTAGCTTCTCCTGATATGATCAGATCTTGGTCATTTGGTGAAGTCAAAAAACCTGAAACAATTAATTATCGTACATTTAAACCTGAACGTGACGGATTATTTTGCGCTCGTATTTTTGGTCCAGTAAAAGATTATGAATGCTTATGTGGCAAATATAAAAGATTAAAACATCGCGGTGTCATCTGTGAAAAATGCGGTGTCGAAGTAACTCAAAGCAAAGTAAGACGTGAACGGATGGGTCATATAGAACTTTCTTCACCAACTGCACATATTTGGTTTTTAAAATCTCTACCGTCACGAATAGGTTTATTATTAGATATGCCTTTAAGAGATATTGAAAGAGTGCTATATTTTGAATCTTATGTAGTTATCGAACCAGGAATAACGAGCCTTGAAAAACGTCAAATTTTAAGTGAAGAACAATACTTGGATTCTCTAGAAGAATTTGGTGATGAATTTCATGCTACAATGGGAGCAGAAGCAATTCAATTTCTATTAAAAGATATTAATTTAATAGAAGAATGCAATATATTAAGAACTGAATTAAATGACACAAATTCTGAAACAAAAAGAAAAAAATTAACAAAAAGAATTAAATTATTAGAAGCTTTTATTCAATCTCATAATAAACCTGAATGGATGATTCTCACTGTATTACCAGTATTGCCACCTGATCTTAGACCATTAGTACCACTAGATGGAGGAAGATTTGCAACATCAGATTTAAATGATTTATATCGTCGTGTAATTAATAGAAATAATCGTCTTAAACGTTTGTTAGATTTAGCTGCTCCAGACATAATTGTACGTAATGAAAAAAGAATGTTACAAGAAGCAGTCGATGCTTTATTAGATAATGGAAGAAGAGGAAGAGCAATTACAGGATCAAATAAAAGACCTCTAAAATCTTTAGCTGATATGATTAAAGGAAAACAAGGAAGATTTCGACAAAACCTTCTTGGAAAACGTGTAGATTATTCAGGTCGTTCAGTAATTACTGTAGGTCCTTATCTTCGTTTGCACCAATGTGGCTTACCTAAAAAAATGGCATTAGAACTATTTAAACCATTTATATATGGAAAACTAGAAGTTCGCGGTTTAGCAACAACAATTAAAGCTGCAAAAAAAATGGTAGAAAGAGAAGAAGCAGTCGTATGGGATATATTAGATGAAGTTATTCGTGAACATCCAGTTCTTTTAAATCGCGCACCTACTTTGCATAGATTAGGTATACAAGCATTTGAACCTGTACTTATAGAAGGAAAAGCTATTCAGCTTCATCCTTTAGTATGTGCTGCTTATAATGCTGATTTTGACGGAGACCAAATGGCTGTTCATGTTCCATTAACTCTCGAATCTCAATTAGAAGCCAGAGCTTTAATGATGTCTATTAATAATATATTATCTCCAGCTAACGGAGAACCAATTATCGTGCCTTCTCAAGACGTAGTTTTAGGTTTGTATTATATGACTCGCGAGAAAATTAATGGGAAAGGTGAAGGTATGTTATTGAATGGTTCTAATGAAGCAGAAAAAGTATATCATTTAGGTATTGCTGAATTGCATTCTTTAGTAAAAGTTCGTATAACAGAATTTAAAAAAAACAAAGATAAAAGTTTCACTGCAATAAAAAAAATTATTTCTACTACTATAGGTCGAGCTATTTTATGGATGATTATTCCTAAAGGGCTTCCCTTCAGTATTATCAATCAAACATTAGGGAAAAAAGATATTTCTAAAATGCTTAATACTTGCTATCGCATTTTAGGACTTAAACCTACTGTTTTTTTTGCTGATCAAATAATGTATACAGGATTTGCTTACGCAGCCAGATCCGGTGCTTCAGTTGGCATAGATGACATGGTTATCCCAGAAAAAAAAGCTAATATTATTCATGAAGCAGAAATTGAAGTTGCTGAAATACAAGAACAATTTCAATCTGGATTAGTAACAGCAGGTGAAAGATATAATAAAGTAATTGATATTTGGGCGGCAGCTAACGAACGAGTTGCTAAAGCTATGATGGAAAATTTATCTACAGAATCTGTAATTAATAAAAAAGGAGAAAAACAAAAACAAATATCTTTTAATAGTATATTTATGATGGCAGATTCAGGGGCTCGAGGTTCTGCTGCACAAATTCGTCAATTAGCTGGCATGAGAGGACTCATGGCAAAACCTGATGGTTCAATTATCGAAACGCCAATTACAGCAAATTTTAGAGAAGGTTTAAACGTATTACAATATTTTATTTCTACTCATGGAGCACGCAAAGGATTAGCAGATACAGCATTAAAGACTGCTAATTCTGGATATTTAACACGTCGTTTAGTAGACGTAGCACAAGATTTAGTTGTTACACAAGACGATTGTCAGACACATGAAGGAATTTTAATGACTTCTTTAATTGAAGGAGGAGATGTAAAAGAACCATTACGTGAACGTGTTTTAGGTCGTGTTACTGCTGAAAATATTTTTATTCCTAATAGTAATACTATACTAATTAAAAGAAATACATTACTAAACGAACAATGGTGTGATCTATTAGATAATAATTCTATAGACAATGTAAAAGTAAGATCAGTAGTAAATTGCGATACTGATTTTGGAGTATGCGCTTATTGTTATGGACGAGATCTAGCACGTGGACATTTAGTAAATAAAGGAGAAGCAATTGGAGTTATTGCAGCTCAATCTATAGGAGAACCAGGTACACAGCTTACAATGAGAACTTTTCATATTGGTGGAGCTGCTTCAAGAGCTGCGGCAGAATCAAGTATTCAAATTAAAAATCAAGGTATTATAAATCTGAATAATGCAAAATCTGTAACTAATTCTTCTGGTAAAATTGTCATTACATCAAGAAATGTAGAACTAAATATCGTTGATAATTTTGGTAGAACAAAAGAAAGCTATAAAGTACCTTATGGAGCTATTATGGCTAAAGGAGATGGTGAAAAAGTTAATTCAGGGGAAACTGTTGCTAAATGGGATCCACATACTATGCCAGTTATAAGTGAAGTTAATGGTTTAGTTCGTTTTGTAGATATGATAGATGGACAAAGTATCACTAGACAAGCAGATGAATTAACAGGACTATCTTCTATAGTAATATTAGACACAGCAGAAAGAATGTCAATTGGAAAAGATTTAAGACCAGCATTAAAAATTATTGATTGCAATGGAAATGATGTTCTTATTTCAGGAACAGATATGCCTGCTCAATATTTTTTACCTGGAAAAGCTATTATTCAACTTGATGATGGAGTCGAAATTAGTTCTGGAGATACTTTAGCACGAATACCTCAAGAATCTGGTGGAACTAAAGATATAACTGGAGGACTTCCAAGAGTCGCAGATTTATTTGAAGCTAGACGTCCAAAAGAATTAGCTATTTTAGCTGAAATTAGCGGTATTATATCTTTTGGAAAAGAAACCAAAGGTAAGAGAAGATTAGTGATTACACCAGTCGATGGTAGCGATTCATACGAAGAAATGATTCCAAAGTGGAGACAATTAAACGTATTCGAAGGAGAAAGAGTAGAAAGAGGAGATGTAGTTTCTGATGGACCAGAATCACCACATGATATTCTTAGATTAAGAGGAGTTCAAGCTGTAACTAAATATATTGTAAATGAAGTTCAAGAAGTATATCGTTTGCAAGGTGTTAAAATTAATGATAAACATATTGAAGTAATTATCAGACAGATGTTAAGAAAAGCTACTATAATAAAGTCAGGAAATTCTGATTTTTTAGATGGTGAACAAGTTGAATTTTCCCGCATTAAAATCTCTAATCGTATCTTAAAAGAAAAAAATAAAATATCAGCTACATTTTCAAGAGATTTATTAGGTATAACTAAAGCATCACTTGCAACAGAATCCTTTATATCTGCAGCTTCTTTTCAGGAAACTACAAGAATATTAACAGAATCTGCTGTTGCAGGAAAAAAAGATGAATTAAGAGGATTAAAAGAAAACGTAATCGTTGGACGTTTAATCCCTGCAGGAACAGGATATGCATATCATAAAGAGCGTTTAAATCGTCGTCAAAAAAAACATAATAATCCAACAGTTAGCAGTTCTCAAATTAGTGCTGAAGAAGCTTCTGCTAATCTTTCAGAATTATTAAATTCTACTCTAATAAAAAATGATTCTCCTTAA